Proteins from a single region of Calonectris borealis chromosome 14, bCalBor7.hap1.2, whole genome shotgun sequence:
- the FGF19 gene encoding fibroblast growth factor 19, translating into MGPRPAARPAALALLGLATAAAAVSLPLPDAGPHVNYGWGEPIRLRHLYTASKHGLFSCFLRIGGDGRVDAAGSQSPQSLLEIRAVAVRTVAIKGVRSSRYLCMDEAGRLYGQLRYSTEDCSFEEEIRPDGYNVYKSKKYGISVSLSSAKQRQQFKGKDFLPLSHFLPMINTVPVESTDFGEYGDYSQAFEPEVYSSPLETDSMDPFGITSKLSPVKSPSFQK; encoded by the exons ATggggccgcgccccgccgcccgccccgccgccctggcGCTGCTGGGTctcgccaccgccgccgccgccgtgtcTCTGCCGCTGCCCGACGCCGGTCCGCACGTTAACTACGGTTGGGGGGAACCGATCCGGCTGCGGCACCTCTACACCGCCAGCAAGCACGGGCTCTTCAGCTGCTTCCTGCGGATCGGGGGCGACGGCCGGGTGGACGCTGCCGGTAGCCAGAGCCCGCAGA GTCTGCTGGAGATCCGCGCCGTGGCCGTGCGCACCGTGGCCATCAAGGGCGTGCGGAGCTCCCGTTACCTCTGCATGGACGAGGCGGGGCGGCTGTACGGCCAG CTCAGGTATTCCACCGAGGATTGTTCCTTTGAAGAGGAGATTCGTCCAGACGGCTACAATGTATATAAATCAAAAAAATACGGAATATCGGTGTCTTTGAGTAGTGCCAAGCAAAGACAGCAGttcaaaggaaaagattttcttcCACTATCTCACTTCTTACCTATGATCAACACTGTGCCCGTGGAGTCTACAGACTTTGGTGAATACGGTGATTACAGCCAGGCCTTCGAACCAGAGGTGTACTCCTCGCCTCTCGAAACGGACAGCATGGACCCCTTTGGCATCACCTCCAAACTGTCGCCGGTGAAGAGCCCCAGCTTTCAGAAATGA